A stretch of the Lolium perenne isolate Kyuss_39 chromosome 3, Kyuss_2.0, whole genome shotgun sequence genome encodes the following:
- the LOC127344538 gene encoding ubiquitin C-terminal hydrolase 13 isoform X2: protein MTMVTPLAPEPPPQDPDEEMLVPQQEVFEGPQPMEESVSTVDQENLPDTSTSRFTWKIDSISKHNGGKLHSDVFVVGGYSWRVLVFPTGNNVNQLSMYLDVADAKSLPTGWSRNAQFSLAVINQLDSKHSSRKEATHTFNSRESDWGFTSFMPLMDLYDPSKGYIVNDQCIIEAEVAVRRMTDYWNYDSKKETGYVGLKNQGATCYMNSLLQTLYHIHFFRKAVYHMPTADTPPGSIPLALQSLFYKLQHGDSSISTKELTKSFGWNTYDSFMQHDVQELNRVLCEKLEDKMKGTIVDGTIQKLFEGHHMNYIECINVDYKSTRKESFYDLALDVKGCSDVYASFDKYVAVEMLEGDNKYQSEKHGLQDAKKGMLFTDFPPVLQLQLKRFEYDFTRDTMVKINDRYEFPLQLDLDRDNRKYLSPEADKSVRNLYTLHSVLVHSGGVNGGHYYAFIRPTLSNQWYKFDDERVTKEDMNRALEEQYGGEEELPHTNPGLNTNPLRFTKYSNAYMLVYVRESDKEKIICDLDETDISEHLKTRLRKENEDKENKKKEKAEAHMFTALKVARDLDLAEQIGRHVIFDLVDYEKIHSFRVSKDMTINQVKEELSKEFRIPAHSQRFWLWAKRQNHTFRPSRPLNQHEEANTVGHLKDTTTRLQDSELRLYLEIVQGNHLTLPLKTKDDILLFFKLYDPDKEELRYVGSLFLKASSKPSDIVQKLNEIAGFQPDEDIELYEEIKFEPTVMCEPVDVDVSFKLSQISDGDIICYQKRCSPDSMDQHRHPNVPSFFEYIQNRQVVHFRLLDKPKEDDFSLELSKRSTYDDVVEKVAHHLGLDDPSKLRLTQHNPYSQQPKPQYIKYRGLDHLSDMLHHMNQMSDILYYEILDIPLPELQGLKILRVAFHHATSSEVQFHVARLPKGNTFSDLSEDLKSKVELSRSDAELRLFQVFNNKIMKVYQPAEKIDSINDLNGPLHVEEIPEEEKNAGPRDRLVHVIHFFKDNQLLLSLQHMQYYGDPFFFLIHDGEALSDIKVRIQKKFQVPDEQFLKWKFAYIGYNRQEYLQDTDIVLSRFQKNIYGAWEHSLGLEHSDMSTKRAYLASQNRHSFEKPVKIYN, encoded by the exons aTGACCATGGTCACTCCTCTCGCCCCCGAG CCGCCGCCGCAGGACCCGGACGAGGAGATGCTGGTGCCGCAGCAGGAGGTCTTCGAGGGGCCGCAGCCCATGGAGG AATCCGTGTCAACCGTTGACCAAGAAAACTTGCCTGATACCTCAACTTCCAGATTTACATGGAAGATTGACAGTATTTCCAAACACAATGGTGGAAAGCTCCACTCTGATGTTTTTGTGGTCGGGGGTTACAGCTG GAGAGTGTTGGTTTTCCCTACAGGAAACAATGTAAATCAACTTTCGATGTACCTTGATGTTGCTGATGCCAAGTCGCTACCTACTGGTTGGAGTAGGAATGCCCAATTTAGCCTTGCTGTGATCAACCAATTAGACAGCAAGCACTCATCGAGAAAAG AAGCAACACATACTTTTAACTCTCGAGAAAGTGATTGGGGTTTTACTTCCTTTATGCCTTTAATGGATCTGTATGATCCTAGTAAAGGATATATAGTGAATGATCAATGCATCATTGAAGCTGAGGTTGCTGTGCGTAGAATGACGGATTACTGGAACTATGACTCCAAAAAAGAGACCGGTTATGTTGGTCTCAAGAATCAAGGAGCTACTTGTTACATGAATTCGCTGCTCCAGACACTTTATCATATTCACTTCTTTCGGAAG GCTGTATACCATATGCCTACTGCCGATACACCTCCAGGGAGCATTCCTTTAGCTCTGCAAAGTCTTTTCTACAAACTTCAGCATGGCGACAGTAGCATTTCCACAAAAGAGCTTACCAAATCTTTTGGATGGAATACCTATGATTCATTCATGCAGCATGATGTCCAGGAGTTGAACCGGGTTCTTTGTGAAAAGCTGGAAGATAAAATGAAG GGAACTATTGTGGATGGAACAATACAAAAGTTGTTTGAAGGTCACCATATGAATTATATTGAGTGCATTAATGTTGACTATAAATCTACTAGAAAGGAGTCATTCTATG ATCTCGCACTTGATGTGAAGGGCTGCTCGGATGTTTATGCATCTTTTGATAAATATGTAGCTGTAGAGATGCTGGAAGGTGACAATAAGTATCAATCTGAAAAGCATGGTCTGCAG GATGCCAAGAAAGGGATGCTTTTTACTGATTTCCCTCCAGTTTTGCAGCTTCAGCTAAAGCGGTTTGAATATGATTTTACGCGGGATACCATGGTTAAG ATAAACGACCGTTATGAGTTCCCACTCCAGTTGGACCTTGATAGAGATAACAGGAAATATCTCTCCCCGGAAGCTGATAAGAGTGTGCGCAACCTCTATACTCTTCACAG TGTACTAGTTCACAGTGGTGGAGTTAATGGTGGACACTACTACGCCTTTATTCGCCCAACCCTTTCTAATCAATG GTACAAGTTTGACGATGAACGTGTGACAAAAGAAGACATGAATCGGGCGTTAGAGGAGCAGTATGGTGGTGAGGAAGAG CTCCCCCATACTAATCCCGGACTGAATACAAACCCACTTAGATTTACCAAGTACTCAAATGCTTACATGCTTGTGTACGTACGTGAAAGTGACAAAGAGAAAATTATTTGTGATTTGGATGAGACAGACATATCTGAACACCTTAAG ACTAGGCTAAGAAAAGAAAACGAAGATAAGGAGAACAAGAAAAAGGAGAAAGCTGAGGCTCACATGTTCACCGCATTAAAG GTCGCCAGAGATTTAGATTTGGCAGAGCAAATTGGGAGACACGTGATTTTTGATCTCGTGGATTATGAAAAGATTCATAGTTTCCGTGTATCTAAAGACATGACAATTAACCAGGTCAAG GAGGAGTTGTCAAAAGAATTTCGTATCCCTGCACACTCCCAGAGATTTTGGTTGTGGGCTAAGCGGCAGAATCATACCTTCAGGCCCAGTAGGCCATTGAATCAACATGAGGAAGCAAATACT GTTGGACATCTTAAAGATACAACTACTCGATTGCAAGATTCTGAACTAAGGTTGTACTTGGAAATAGTACAG GGAAATCATTTGACTCTTCCATTGAAGACAAAGGATGATATTTTACTTTTCTTCAAGCTCTATGATCCTGACAAAGAAGAACTAAG ATATGTTGGAAGTCTTTTCCTGAAAGCATCAAGTAAGCCATCTGATATAGTGCAAAAGTTGAATGAGATAGCTGGATTTCAGCCTGATGAAGATATTGAGCTGTATGAG GAAATAAAATTTGAGCCAACTGTGATGTGCGAACCAGTTGACGTTGATGTTTCCTTCAAGTTGAGCCAG ATttcagatggtgacataatatgcTACCAAAAACGTTGCTCTCCAGATAGTATGGACCAACATCGGCATCCCAATGTGCCATCTTTCTTTGAATATATCCAAAATAGACAG GTTGTGCATTTCAGATTGCTTGATAAGCCAAAAGAAGACGACTTCTCTCTGGAGCT GTCAAAACGTTCCACATATGATGATGTTGTTGAGAAAGTTGCTCATCATCTTGGTCTGGACGATCCTTCAAAACTCCGCCTTACACAGCACAACCCCTATTCACAGCAACCGAAACCTCAGTACATCAAGTACAGAGGTCTTGATCATCTTTCGGACATGTTACATCACATGAATCAG ATGTCTGACATATTATATTATGAGATACTGGACATTCCTTTACCAGAGCTGCAAGGCCTGAAAATATTGAGAGTTGCTTTTCACCATGCTACAAGCAGCGAG GTGCAGTTTCACGTTGCACGGTTGCCTAAAGGCAACACTTTTTCAGATCTGTCTGAAGATTTAAAATCGAAG GTTGAGCTGTCTAGAAGTGATGCTGAACTCCGGTTATTTCAGgtcttcaataacaagataatgaaG GTATACCAGCCTGCTGAGAAAATAGATTCAATTAATGATTTAAACGGGCCTCTTCATGTTGAGGAG ATTcctgaagaagagaaaaatgcTGGTCCACGCGACCGTTTGGTTCATGTTATTCACTTCTTCAAAGATAATCAG TTACTGCTATCTTTGCAGCACATGCAATACTATGGAGATCCTTTTTTCTTCCTTATTCATGATGGCGAGGCTTTGTCTGACATCAAAGTGCGCATTCAGAAGAAATTTCAGGTCCCTGACGAGCAGTTCCTCAAG TGGAAATTTGCTTATATTGGCTACAATCGCCAGGAATACCTCCAGGACACGGACATTGTATTGAGCCGATTCCAG AAAAATATTTATGGAGCATGGGAGCATTCCCTAGGACTGGAGCACTCAGACATGTCCACAAAAAGAGCATACCTGGCCAGTCAG AACCGTCATTCTTTTGAAAAGCCGGTGAAGATCTACAACTAA